One window of Syngnathus acus chromosome 16, fSynAcu1.2, whole genome shotgun sequence genomic DNA carries:
- the myh14 gene encoding myosin-10 isoform X4, with product MSRPLGGGLNDVTRFLTSGVAPSSPSANAPVFSAAGQADWAAKRLVWVPSEKHGFESASIKEERGDEVEVELSDSQRLLTLSREELQRMNPPRFSKVEDMADLTCLNEASVLHNLRERYYSGLIYTYSGLFCVVVNPYKNLPIYTESIVEMYRGKKRHEMPPHIYAISEAAYRSMLQDREDQSILCTGESGAGKTENTKKVIQYLAHVASSHKGVTPRSKDALQGELERQLLQANPILEAFGNAKTTKNDNSSRFGKFIRINFDVAGYIVGANIETYLLEKSRATRQAKDERTFHIFYQMLHGASETMKSDLLLGTADEYRFLSGGTISVPGQSDGENFTQTMDSMAIMGFNPEELLSMLKVISAVLQFGNISFTKEKNHDQASMPDNTAAQKLCHLLGINVMEFTRAILTPRIKVGREYVQKAQTKEQADFAVEALAKATYERLFRWLVHRINRALDRRQRQGASFIGILDIAGFEIFLLNSFEQLCINYTNEKLQQLFNHTMFVLEQEEYQREGIEWNFIDFGLDLQPCIDLIERPAQPPGVLALLDEECWFPRATDQSFVEKVTSQQGTHPKFFKAKQPRGEADFSIIHYAGKVDYKANDWLVKNMDPLNDNVASLLHQSSDHFVSELWKEDIQTLPRVYFFDSYTTLQANGSDMDRIIGLDQVSSSNESSGQVAFGAAGLKTKKGMFRTVGQLYKESLSKLMTTLKNTNPNFLRCIIPNHEKRAGKLAPHLVLDQLRCNGVLEGIRICRQGFPNRIPFQEFRQRYEILTPNAIPRTFMDGKQASELMIKALELDPNLFRVGQSKVFFRAGVLAHLEEERDLKITDTIIRFQSAARGFLARKAFTKKQQQLSALRVMQRNCHAYLILKNWQWWRLFTKVKPLLQVTRQDEEIQIRESELLKAKERLVRVEQDFTDLDKKHSVLLEEKAVLADQLQAEAELFAEAEEMRSRLASRKQELEDVLTELESRLEEEEERGVQMLNEKKKMQQNIQDLDDQLEEEEAARQRLLLEKVSLETKVKSMENDLLSAVEQRDRLIKEKKQLEERLSEVTDHLTEEEEKSKSLNKLKNKQEAVIADLEDRLKREEQARLEQEKWKRRMETEAIEAQEQLSDLGLISGELKGSLTQKDKEITSLQSRLEEEGARRSEAQRSLREAMSQVSELKEEVENERGMRERAEKQRRDLSEELEALRTELEDTLDTTAAQQELRSRREVELNDLQRCVEDETRRHEVQLSELRVKHSGAIDNLQEQLDNSKRARQSLEKAKLVLEEEKQSLSAELKTLQANRTESDRGRKRAESQLQELTMRLTQAEQEKEEKEERIHKFQNEIENLSSNLSSFDSKSLRLSKEVASLESQLHDAQEILQEETRQKLALATRVRALEDERQGLMERVEEEEEKSRELTRQFQTQTQQLSEVRKQSEEVNTAVESGEETRRKLQRELDAAIQREKQREEERDRVERQRERLREEIEDMTVALQRERQNCTALEKRQKKFDQCLAEEKAVGTRLAEEKDRAEADSRDKETRYLALSRALQEAQDQRDELERSNKQLRLEMEQLVNQQDDVGKNVHELERTRRALETEAESLRTQTQDLEEELTEAENSRLRLEVTLQALKAQFEREISSSEEKGEEKRRALSKQVRELELQLEEERSQRSQAVLTKKQLEAELQDSEAQVETSSRSKEEAVKHLRKLQSQLKEALRELDEAKITRDEVIAQSKDNDKKIQTLEAEVLQLTEELAVSDRQRRQAQQERDEMADDMVNNSSGKTALLEEKRRLEMRVSQLEEELEEEQTNAELLSERQRKMQLQVETLTVQLQGERTLAQKAEAAREQLERHNKDMKTRLEELEGTVRGKHRLSVAALEAKIESMEEQLEQERQERAIANKLVRKTEKKLKEVMMQAEDERRHADQYREQLDKSMVRLRQLKRQLEEVEEENSRSNAQKRKLQRELEELTENSQSRMREITSLRNQLSVPEWRPEQRAPLQLMIRGRRPLVDDYSLDNSDSEEPPASPTPSLGLPRTPTPSSEHSLDPTPPTFNVNNVHQ from the exons ATGTCCAGGCCACTAGGCGGCGGCCTGAATGATGTCACCCGCTTCCTCACGTCGGGGGTGGCTCCATCTTCCCCCAGCGCCAACGCGCCGGTGTTCTCCGCCGCTGGCCAGGCCGACTGGGCGGCCAAGCGTCTGGTGTGGGTGCCGTCGGAGAAGCATGGCTTCGAG TCGGCCAGCATCAAAGAAGAGCGCGGCGACGAGGTGGAGGTGGAGCTGAGCGACAGCCAGAGGCTGCTGACGCTGTCCCGGGAGGAGCTGCAGCGGATGAACCCGCCGCGCTTCAGCAAAGTGGAGGACATGGCCGACCTCACCTGCCTCAACGAAGCCTCCGTGCTGCACAACCTGAGGGAGAGATACTACTCAGGCTTGATCTAC ACCTATTCGGGGCTGTTCTGCGTGGTGGTGAACCCCTACAAGAACCTGCCCATCTACACCGAGTCCATCGTGGAGATGTACCGGGGCAAAAAGCGCCACGAGATGCCGCCGCACATTTACGCCATATCTGAGGCGGCCTATCGCAGCATGCTGCAAG ACCGAGAGGATCAGTCAATCCTGTGCAC GGGCGAGTCGGGCGCCGGCAAAAcggaaaacacaaagaaagtcaTTCAGTATCTGGCTCATGTGGCGTCCTCTCACAAGGGCGTCACTCCAAGGAGCAAAGATGCTTTGCAG ggcgAGCTAGAGCGACAGCTGCTACAGGCCAACCCCATACTGGAGGCCTTCGGCAACGCCAAAACTACCAAGAATGACAATTCCTCAAGATTT GGTAAATTCATTCGGATTAATTTTGACGTGGCGGGATATATTGTCGGCGCCAACATTGAGACCT ACCTCCTGGAAAAGTCCCGGGCCACCCGTCAGGCCAAAGATGAGCGGACATTCCACATCTTTTACCAGATGTTGCACGGCGCTTCTGAGACTATGAAAT CGGACCTGCTCTTAGGAACTGCAGACGAGTACCGCTTTCTCAGCGGGGGTACCATCTCGGTTCCCGGTCAGAGTGATGGGGAGAACTTCACCCAGACTATGGACTCCATGGCCATAATGGGCTTCAACCCAGAGGAGCTGTTGT CCATGCTGAAGGTGATCTCCGCCGTGCTCCAGTTTGGGAACATTTCCTTCACAAAGGAGAAGAACCACGATCAGGCGTCCATGCCCGACAACACGGCGGCTCAGAAACTCTGCCACCTGCTGGGCATCAACGTGATGGAGTTCACCCGGGCCATCCTCACACCCAGGATCAAAGTGGGTCGGGAGTACGTGCAGAAGGCCCAGACCAAAGAACAG gCTGACTTTGCCGTGGAGGCCCTGGCCAAGGCGACGTACGAGCGCCTCTTCAGGTGGCTGGTGCACAGAATCAACCGAGCTCTGGACCGCAGGCAGAGACAGGGAGCCTCCTTCATCGGCATCCTGGACATTGCCGGGTTTGAGATCTTCCTG CTGAACTCTTTCGAGCAGCTGTGCATCAACTACACCAACGAGAAGCTGCAGCAGCTCTTCAACCACACCATGTTCGTCCTAGAGCAGGAGGAGTACCAGCGGGAGGGCATCGAGTGGAATTTCATCGACTTTGGCCTCGATTTGCAGCCCTGCATCGATCTCATTGAAAGACCG GCCCAGCCACCCGGCGTTCTGGCCCTCTTGGATGAAGAGTGTTGGTTCCCTCGAGCGACGGACCAGTCATTCGTGGAAAAGGTGACCAGCCAGCAAGGCACCCATCCCAAATTCTTCAAAGCCAAGCAGCCACGCGGCGAAGCTGACTTCTCCATCATCCACTATGCTGGAAAG GTTGACTACAAAGCCAACGACTGGTTGGTCAAGAACATGGATCCTCTCAACGACAACGTGGCGTCTCTCCTCCACCAGTCGTCCGACCATTTTGTCTCCGAGTTGTGGAAGGAGG ATATTCAAACTCTACCTCGTGTCTACTTCTTTGACTCCTACACCACATTGCAGGCAAATGGCTCCGACA TGGACCGCATCATCGGTCTGGACCAGGTATCGTCATCGAACGAGAGTAGCGGGCAAGTCGCGTTTGGCGCAGCGGGACTGAAGACCAAGAAGGGAATGTTCAGGACCGTGGGCCAGCTGTACAAAGAGTCGCTGTCCAAACTGATGACCACGCTGAAGAACACCAACCCCAACTTCCTCCGCTGCATCATTCCCAACCACGAGAAGAGG GCCGGCAAGCTGGCGCCACACTTAGTTCTGGACCAACTCCGATGCAACGGCGTCCTGGAAGGGATTCGTATCTGCCGACAAGGCTTCCCCAACCGCATCCCCTTCCAGGAGTTCAGACAGAG ATATGAGATTCTGACTCCTAACGCTATTCCTCGCACCTTCATGGATGGAAAACAGGCGTCAGAACTCATG ATCAAAGCCTTGGAGCTGGATCCCAACCTGTTCCGGGTGGGCCAAAGCAAAGTGTTCTTCAGAGCCGGCGTGCTGGCGCACCTGGAGGAGGAGCGAGACTTGAAAATCACAGACACCATCATACGCTTCCAGAGTGCAGCGAGAGGCTTCCTTGCACGCAA AGCCTTCAcgaagaagcagcagcagctgagcGCTCTGAGGGTGATGCAGAGGAACTGTCATGCTTATCTCATACTCAAGAACTGGCAGTGGTGGCGACTTTTCACAAAG GTGAAACCGCTGCTGCAGGTGACCCGGCAAGATGAGGAGATCCAGATCAGAGAATCAGAGCTGCTAAAAGCCAAGGAAAGACTGGTCCGAGTGGAGCAAGACTTCACCGACCTGGACAAGAAACACTCAGTG CTGTTGGAGGAGAAAGCGGTGCTGGCCGACCAGTTGCAGGCCGAGGCGGAGCTGTTCGCCGAAGCCGAGGAGATGCGCTCCAGGCTGGCCAGTCGCAAGCAGGAGCTGGAGGACGTGCTGACCGAGCTGGAGAGCCgtttggaggaggaggaggagaggggcGTGCAGATGCTTaacgagaagaagaaaatgcagCAGAATATTCAG GACCTTGACGATCAActagaagaggaggaggctgcTAGACAGCGCCTCTTGCTGGAGAAGGTCTCCTTAGAAACCAAAGTCAAAAGTATGGAGAATGACCTTCTGAGCGCAGTGGAGCAGAGAGATCGCCTCATCAAG GAGAAGAAGCAGCTGGAGGAACGCCTGAGCGAGGTGACCGACCACCTcaccgaggaggaggagaagagcaAAAGTCTGAACAAACTCAAGAACAAACAGGAGGCCGTCATCGCCGACCTAGAAG ACCGACTGAAGCGTGAGGAGCAGGCGCGCTTGGAGCAGGAAaagtggaagaggaggatggagACGGAGGCAATAGAGGCGCAAGAGCAGCTGTCTGACCTGGGCCTCATCTCTGGCGAGCTGAAGGGCAGTCTGACCCAGAAGGACAAAGAAATCACCTCCCTGCAGAGCCG gttggaggaggagggcgccCGCCGCTCTGAGGCCCAGCGCTCGCTGAGGGAAGCCATGTCACAGGTGTCGGAGCTGAAGGAGGAAGTGGAGAACGAGCGAGGCATGAGAGAGCGGGCAGAGAAACAGAGGCGGGACCTCAGCGAGGAGCTGGAGGCTTTGAGGACCGAGCTGGAGGACACCCTGGACACCACCGCCGCCCAGCAGGAGCTCCG GTCTCGTCGGGAAGTTGAGTTAAACGACCTCCAGCGCTGTGTGGAAGATGAGACGCGCCGCCACGAGGTCCAGCTGTCTGAGCTCCGGGTCAAACACAGCGGCGCCATAGACAATCTGCAGGAGCAGCTGGACAACAGCAAGAGG GCGCGTCAGTCGTTGGAGAAGGCCAAGCTGGTGCTGGAGGAAGAGAAGCAGAGTTTGAGTGCAGAGCTGAAGACCCTCCAGGCCAACCGCACGGAGAGCGACCGAGGTCGTAAGCGAGCCGAAAGTCAGCTGCAGGAGCTCACCATGCGCCTCACTCAGGCCGAGCAAGagaaggaggaaaaagaggagCGCATACACAAGTTTCAG AATGAAATTGAGAATCTCTCCAGCAATCTGTCATCCTTTGACAGCAAATCCCTCCGTTTGTCCAAAGAAGTCGCCAGCCTGGAGAGCCAGCTTCATGACGCACAG GAAATCTTGCAGGAGGAGACCCGCCAGAAGTTGGCTCTGGCTACTCGGGTGCGAGCGCTGGAAGATGAGAGGCAGGGACTGATGGAGAgagtggaggaggaagaggagaagtcCAGGGAGCTGACTCGGCAGTTTCAGACTCAGACACAGCAG CTGTCGGAGGTGCGCAAGCAGTCGGAGGAGGTGAACACGGCGGTGGAGAGCGGCGAAGAGACCCGCAGGAAGCTCCAGCGAGAGCTGGACGCCGCCATCCAGAGAGAGAAACAGcgagaggaggagagggacCGCGTGGAGAGGCAGCGGGAGCGCCTCAGGGAAGAGATTGAGGACATGACGGTGGCCCTGCAGCGGGAGAGGCAGAACTGCACGGCTCTGGAGAAGAGGCAGAAGAAGTTCGACCAG TGTCTGGCCGAGGAGAAGGCAGTGGGCACGCGTCTGGCAGAGGAGAAGGACCGAGCGGAAGCTGATAGTCGAGACAAGGAGACGCGCTACCTTGCCTTGTCCAGAGCTCTTCAG GAAGCCCAGGACCAGAGGGACGAGCTGGAGAGGTCCAACAAGCAGCTTCGCCTGGAAATGGAGCAACTCGTCAACCAGCAGGATGACGTGGGAAAGAAC GTCCACGAGCTGGAGAGGACCCGCAGGGCCCTGGAGACTGAAGCCGAGAGCCTCCGCACGCAGACGCAGGATCTCGAGGAGGAGCTGACGGAGGCGGAGAACTCCAGGCTGAGGCTGGAGGTCACCCTGCAGGCACTCAAGGCTCAGTTTGAGAGGGAAATCAGCAGCAGTGAAGAGAAAGGCGAGGAGAAGAGGAGAGCCCTCAGCAAGCAG GTGCGGGAGCTGGAGCtccagctggaggaggagcgcaGTCAGCGCTCCCAGGCCGTGCTGACCAAAAAGCAGCTGGAAGCGGAGCTGCAGGATTCCGAGGCTCAGGTGGAGACGTCCAGCCGCAGCAAGGAGGAGGCCGTCAAGCATCTGCGGAAGCTGCAG AGTCAACTCAAGGAGGCGCTTCGAGAGCTGGATGAGGCCAAGATCACGCGGGATGAGGTCATCGCGCAGTCCAAAGACAACGACAAGAAAATCCAAACACTGGAGGCTGAAGTGCTGCAGCTCACTGAG GAGCTGGCCGTATCTGACCGGCAGAGACGACAAGCTCAGCAGGAGAGAGACGAAATGGCCGACGACATGGTCAACAACAGCTCCGGAAA GACGGCGCTTTTGGAAGAGAAGCGCCGCTTGGAAATGCGAGTCAgccagctggaggaggagctggaggaggagcagacCAATGCTGAGCTCCTCTCAGAGAGACAAAGAAAGATGCAGTTGCAG GTGGAGACGCTGACAGTGCAGCTGCAGGGTGAGAGGACCCTGGCCCAGAAGGCGGAGGCGGCGCGGGAGCAGCTGGAGCGGCACAACAAGGACATGAAGACACGGCTGGAGGAACTGGAGGGAACCGTCAGGGGCAAACACCGCCTCAGCGTCGCCGCCCTGGAGGCCAAGATTGAATCCATGGAGGAGCAGCTGGAACAAGAGCGACA GGAGCGCGCCATTGCCAACAAGCTGGTGAGGAAGACGGAAAAGAAACTGAAGGAGGTCATGATGCAGGCGGAAGACGAGAGGAGGCACGCCGACCAGTACAGAGAGCAG CTGGACAAGTCCATGGTGCGCTTGAGGCAGCTGAAGCGTCAGCTGGAAgaagtggaggaggagaacTCGCGCTCCAACGCGCAGAAGAGGAAGCTGCAGCGAGAACTGGAAGAGCTGACGGAGAACAGCCAAAGCAGGATGCGCGAGATCACCAGCCTGCGCAACCAGCTCAG CGTCCCCGAATGGAGACCAGAGCA ACGTGCTCCATTGCAACTGATGATCCGCGGACGGCGACCTCTGGTGGACGACTACTCGTTGGACAACTCGGATTCCGAAGAGCCGCCCGCCTCGCCAACGCCCTCCCTGGGACTGCCCCGAACCCCCACCCCGTCCTCGGAGCACAGCCTGGACCCGACCCCGCCCACCTTCAACGTCAACAACGTACACCAATGA